Proteins from a genomic interval of Pseudomonas paeninsulae:
- a CDS encoding ABC transporter ATP-binding protein — protein sequence MLKVQGLCKSYATPQGALAVLRGIDLELATGESLALMGESGSGKSTLLHLLAGLDRADAGRIEVDGRVLGDLHEGQLATWRRSGIGLVFQQFNLIASLRVADNLAFQARLAGRHDPHWQAELVERLGLAALLGRYPEQLSVGQQQRVALGRALAGRPPLLLADEPTGSLDERSADEVLTLLLELLAGSPTSLLMVTHSASLAARLQRCLCLQGGRLLEAA from the coding sequence ATGCTGAAAGTCCAGGGCTTGTGCAAGAGCTATGCGACGCCGCAGGGGGCGCTGGCGGTGTTGCGCGGCATCGACCTGGAGTTGGCGACGGGGGAGAGCCTGGCCCTGATGGGCGAGTCCGGCAGCGGCAAGAGCACCCTGCTGCACCTGTTGGCCGGGCTGGATCGGGCCGACGCCGGGCGTATCGAGGTCGACGGCCGCGTGCTGGGCGACCTCCATGAGGGGCAACTGGCGACCTGGCGGCGCAGCGGTATCGGCCTGGTATTCCAGCAATTCAACCTGATCGCCAGCCTGCGCGTCGCCGACAACCTGGCCTTCCAGGCGCGCCTGGCCGGCCGTCATGACCCGCACTGGCAGGCCGAACTGGTCGAGCGTCTCGGTCTGGCGGCCCTGCTTGGGCGCTACCCCGAACAGCTCTCGGTCGGCCAGCAGCAGCGAGTGGCGCTGGGCCGGGCGCTGGCGGGCAGGCCGCCGCTGCTGCTGGCCGACGAGCCCACCGGCAGCCTGGATGAGCGCAGCGCCGACGAGGTACTGACGCTGCTGCTGGAGCTGCTCGCTGGCAGCCCGACCAGCCTGCTGATGGTCACCCATAGCGCCAGCCTGGCGGCCCGTCTGCAACGTTGCCTGTGCCTGCAGGGCGGGCGTCTGCTGGAGGCGGCCTGA
- a CDS encoding FtsX-like permease family protein, producing the protein MRRLYWTLSALTSHWRRHPLQLFSVLAGLWLATSLWAGVQALNSQARDSYARASQLLGGDRYSLVARDGSWFAQQHFIDLRRAGWPVSPLLQGRLRLRGQPEQRLQLIGIEPLTLPAGSALAGQTRERLDLAAFLGRPGRSWIAADTLAELGLPAGAQPLSESGQRLPPLSVWPQLAPGVLLVDIGVAQRLLDGRGQISRLLLPAEFARTAPPLPPALAAQLVVQRGDEGADLAQLTDSFHLNLSALGLLAFVVGLFIVHAAIGLALEQRRVLLRNLRTCGVSLRGLLVALVVELGVLALLGAVAGLLSGYAVAAWLLPDVAASLRSLYGAEVAGRLSLAPQWWLGGLLVCLLGALCAGAGSLLRAARLPLLALAQPEAWQQAQARWLRRQGWLAALLGCVALLALWFGDSLAAGFVLLAALLLGAALALPVGLSRLLEAWLAHCRTPLTQWFVADSRQQLPSLALALMALLLALAANIGVGSMTAGFRQTFSGWLDQRLAAELYLNPADASQATAIEAWLSEQPQVRALLPSWRVELQLQGWPAQLSGIRAQAHYREHWPLLSASAGAWERLERQQGLMLSEQLARRLDLQLGERLRLPTPSGAWELEVLGIYADYGNPKGHLLVDAAGLQRYWPGLAPRSFSLRLPAAEVPGLIQALQARFALDDSRLIDQAALKAWSSRVFERTFAATAALNSLTLGVAGVALLISLLTLGQTRLSQLAPLWALGVGRTQLAWLSLGQTLLLAVLTLLLALPLGLLLAWCLVAVINVQAFGWRLPLHVFPGQLLQLFGLALLATLLASAWPLWQLGRSTPAALLRSFAGER; encoded by the coding sequence ATGCGCCGCCTGTATTGGACCCTGAGTGCCCTGACCAGCCACTGGCGGCGCCATCCGCTGCAGTTGTTCAGCGTACTGGCCGGCCTGTGGCTGGCCACCAGCCTGTGGGCCGGGGTGCAGGCACTGAACAGCCAGGCCCGCGACAGCTATGCCCGCGCCAGTCAGCTGCTCGGCGGCGACCGCTACAGCCTGGTCGCCCGCGATGGCAGCTGGTTTGCCCAGCAGCACTTCATCGACTTGCGTCGCGCCGGCTGGCCGGTCTCGCCGCTGCTGCAAGGGCGCCTGCGCCTGCGCGGGCAGCCCGAACAACGCCTGCAACTGATCGGCATCGAGCCATTGACCCTGCCGGCCGGCAGCGCGCTGGCCGGGCAAACGCGCGAGCGCCTGGATCTGGCGGCATTTCTCGGTCGGCCCGGGCGCAGCTGGATTGCCGCCGACACCCTGGCCGAGCTTGGCCTGCCAGCCGGCGCGCAGCCGCTCAGCGAATCCGGCCAGCGCCTGCCGCCGCTGTCGGTGTGGCCGCAGTTGGCGCCCGGCGTGCTGCTGGTGGACATCGGCGTGGCCCAGCGCCTGCTCGACGGCCGCGGACAGATTTCGCGGTTGTTGCTGCCGGCCGAGTTCGCCCGTACCGCGCCGCCGCTGCCGCCGGCATTGGCCGCGCAGCTGGTGGTGCAACGCGGTGACGAGGGTGCCGATCTGGCCCAGCTCACCGACAGCTTCCACCTCAACCTCAGCGCCCTCGGCCTGCTGGCCTTCGTCGTCGGCCTGTTCATCGTCCACGCCGCCATCGGTCTGGCCCTGGAGCAGCGCCGGGTGTTGCTGCGCAACCTGCGCACCTGTGGGGTGAGTCTGCGTGGCCTGCTGGTCGCCCTGGTCGTGGAACTCGGCGTGCTGGCGCTGCTCGGCGCGGTCGCCGGGTTGCTCAGCGGTTATGCCGTGGCGGCCTGGCTGTTGCCGGATGTCGCCGCCAGCCTGCGTAGCCTGTATGGCGCCGAGGTGGCCGGGCGGCTCAGCCTGGCGCCGCAGTGGTGGCTGGGCGGCCTGCTGGTCTGCCTACTCGGGGCGTTGTGCGCGGGCGCCGGCAGTCTGCTGCGCGCCGCGCGTCTGCCGCTGTTGGCCTTGGCTCAGCCCGAGGCCTGGCAGCAGGCCCAGGCGCGCTGGCTGCGCCGTCAGGGCTGGCTAGCGGCGCTGCTTGGCTGTGTGGCGCTGCTCGCGCTGTGGTTCGGCGACAGCCTGGCGGCCGGCTTCGTCCTGCTCGCCGCCTTGCTGCTGGGCGCGGCCCTGGCGTTGCCGGTGGGCCTGAGCCGCTTGCTCGAGGCCTGGCTAGCACATTGCCGTACGCCGCTGACCCAGTGGTTCGTCGCCGACAGCCGCCAGCAACTGCCGAGTCTGGCGCTGGCGTTGATGGCCCTGTTGCTGGCGCTGGCGGCGAACATCGGCGTCGGCAGCATGACCGCGGGCTTTCGCCAGACCTTCAGTGGCTGGCTCGACCAACGCCTGGCCGCCGAGCTCTACCTGAACCCGGCCGACGCCAGCCAGGCCACGGCTATCGAGGCCTGGTTGAGCGAGCAGCCGCAGGTGCGCGCGCTGCTGCCGAGCTGGCGGGTCGAGCTGCAACTGCAGGGCTGGCCGGCACAGCTGAGCGGCATCCGCGCGCAGGCGCATTACCGCGAGCACTGGCCGTTGCTGAGCGCCAGTGCCGGGGCCTGGGAGCGCCTGGAGCGGCAGCAGGGCCTGATGCTCAGCGAACAACTGGCGCGGCGCCTCGATCTGCAGCTGGGCGAGCGTCTGCGTCTGCCCACCCCGAGTGGCGCCTGGGAGCTGGAGGTGCTCGGCATCTATGCCGACTACGGCAATCCCAAGGGTCATCTGCTGGTCGATGCGGCGGGCCTGCAACGCTACTGGCCGGGGCTGGCCCCGCGCAGTTTCAGCCTGCGTCTGCCGGCCGCAGAGGTGCCCGGATTGATCCAGGCGCTGCAGGCGCGCTTTGCCCTGGACGACAGCCGGTTGATCGACCAGGCCGCGCTCAAGGCTTGGTCGAGCCGGGTATTCGAGCGCACCTTCGCCGCCACCGCCGCACTCAACAGCCTGACCCTGGGCGTGGCCGGGGTGGCGCTGTTGATCAGTTTGCTGACCCTCGGCCAGACCCGCCTGAGCCAGCTGGCGCCGCTCTGGGCACTGGGTGTCGGCCGCACGCAACTGGCCTGGCTGAGCCTCGGCCAGACCCTGTTGCTGGCCGTGCTGACTCTGCTCCTGGCGCTGCCGCTGGGTCTGTTGCTGGCCTGGTGCCTGGTCGCGGTGATCAACGTGCAGGCCTTCGGTTGGCGCCTGCCGCTGCATGTCTTCCCCGGCCAGCTTCTGCAACTGTTCGGCCTGGCGCTGCTCGCCACCCTGCTGGCCAGCGCCTGGCCGCTCTGGCAACTCGGTCGCAGTACCCCGGCGGCCCTGTTGCGCAGCTTCGCCGGGGAACGCTAG
- a CDS encoding lipocalin-like domain-containing protein, with protein MARGGERGCANACLALLTGLLLAACEAETPPVEGFAGLGRSATAFARVEPGRVFAFPADHGAHLDHRIEWWYLTANLEDAQGRAWGVQWTLFRNALQPGSQETDWRNQNLWMGHAAVTGADGHRYAETFARGGIGQAGVVAAPLQAWIDDWQLRSRSPANGGLGELQLHARGKGFSYRLRLTSARRPVLQGMQGFSQKSGQGQASYYYSQPFFQAEGSLLLDGQRHAVKGQAWLDREWSSQPLAPDQLGWDWFSLHLQAGEKLMLFQLRQAGGAHYRAGTWIGADGQAQPLSQEDIEMVPVRFSRVAGRRLPTAWTLRIAAKAFAIDTTALQEQAWMATRFPYWEGPIRFSGSHQGVGYLEMTGY; from the coding sequence ATGGCCCGTGGGGGCGAGAGAGGCTGTGCCAACGCCTGCCTGGCGCTGCTCACCGGCCTGCTGCTCGCCGCCTGCGAAGCCGAAACGCCGCCGGTCGAAGGCTTTGCCGGGTTGGGCCGCTCGGCGACAGCGTTCGCCCGGGTCGAGCCGGGGCGGGTGTTTGCGTTCCCGGCCGACCACGGCGCGCATCTGGATCATCGCATCGAGTGGTGGTACCTCACCGCCAACCTGGAGGACGCGCAGGGCCGCGCCTGGGGCGTGCAGTGGACGCTGTTTCGCAACGCCCTGCAGCCTGGCTCGCAGGAGACGGACTGGCGCAACCAGAACCTGTGGATGGGCCATGCCGCGGTGACTGGTGCGGACGGCCATCGCTATGCCGAGACCTTCGCCCGTGGCGGTATCGGCCAGGCCGGGGTTGTGGCCGCACCCTTGCAGGCCTGGATCGACGACTGGCAGCTACGCAGTCGCAGCCCGGCCAATGGCGGCCTGGGCGAGCTGCAGTTGCACGCCCGCGGCAAGGGCTTCAGCTATCGTCTGCGCCTCACCAGCGCGCGTCGGCCGGTGCTGCAGGGGATGCAGGGGTTCAGCCAGAAGTCCGGCCAGGGCCAGGCCTCCTATTACTACAGTCAGCCGTTCTTCCAGGCCGAGGGCAGCCTGCTGCTGGATGGCCAGCGCCATGCGGTCAAGGGCCAGGCCTGGCTCGACCGCGAATGGAGCAGCCAGCCGCTGGCGCCCGATCAACTGGGTTGGGACTGGTTCTCCCTGCATCTGCAGGCGGGCGAGAAGCTGATGCTGTTCCAGTTGCGCCAGGCCGGCGGCGCGCATTACCGCGCCGGCACCTGGATCGGTGCGGACGGCCAGGCCCAGCCGCTGAGCCAGGAGGACATCGAAATGGTGCCCGTGCGCTTCAGCCGCGTTGCCGGTCGGCGCCTGCCGACCGCCTGGACCCTGCGCATCGCGGCCAAGGCTTTCGCCATCGACACCACGGCGCTGCAGGAGCAGGCCTGGATGGCCACCCGGTTTCCCTACTGGGAGGGGCCGATCCGTTTCAGCGGCAGCCACCAGGGTGTTGGCTACCTGGAAATGACCGGCTATTGA
- the betA gene encoding choline dehydrogenase: MSQEFDYIIIGAGSAGNVLATRLTEDADVSVLLLEAGGPDYRLDFRTQMPAALAFPLQGRRYNWAYETEPEPFMNNRRMECGRGKGLGGSSLINGMCYIRGNALDYDGWAKDKGLEDWSYLDCLPYFRKAESRDSGANAYHGGDGPVSVCTPKTGNNPLFHAMVEAGVQAGYPRTDDLNGFQQEGFGPMDRTVTPKGRRASTARGYLDQAKGRPNLTIVTHALTDRILFSGKRAIGVDYLQGDSTTPTTVKARREVLLCSGAIASPQILQRSGVGPAALLRDLDIALVHELPGVGENLQDHLEMYLQYACKQPVSLYPALQWWNQPKIGAEWMFLGKGTGASNQFEAGGFIRTSADFEWPNIQYHFLPVAINYNGSNAVKEHGFQAHVGSMRSPSRGRVQATSKDPRQHPSILFNYMANPQDWQEFRDGIRITREIMNQSALDPFRGRELSPGAAVQSDAELDAFVRDHAETAFHPSCSCKMGEDAMAVVDGQGRVHGMQGLRVVDASIMPLITTGNLNAPTIMMAEKIADKIRGRTPLPRSTAPYYVAGSAAVRQTPQRS; encoded by the coding sequence ATGTCCCAAGAATTCGACTACATCATCATCGGCGCCGGCTCGGCCGGTAACGTGCTGGCCACTCGCCTGACCGAGGATGCCGACGTCAGCGTGTTGCTGCTGGAAGCCGGCGGCCCGGACTACCGCCTGGATTTCCGCACCCAGATGCCCGCGGCACTGGCCTTCCCGCTGCAGGGCCGCCGCTACAACTGGGCCTACGAGACCGAGCCGGAACCCTTCATGAACAACCGGCGCATGGAATGCGGGCGCGGCAAAGGCCTGGGTGGCTCATCGCTGATCAACGGCATGTGCTACATCCGCGGTAACGCCCTCGACTACGACGGCTGGGCCAAGGACAAGGGCCTGGAAGACTGGAGCTATCTGGACTGCCTGCCGTATTTCCGCAAGGCCGAGAGCCGCGACAGCGGCGCCAACGCTTACCACGGCGGCGATGGCCCGGTTAGCGTGTGCACGCCGAAGACCGGCAACAATCCACTGTTCCACGCCATGGTCGAGGCAGGCGTGCAGGCGGGTTACCCGCGTACCGACGACTTGAACGGCTTCCAGCAGGAAGGCTTCGGCCCGATGGACCGTACCGTGACCCCCAAGGGCCGGCGCGCCAGTACCGCGCGCGGTTATCTCGACCAGGCCAAGGGCCGGCCGAACCTGACCATCGTCACCCACGCCCTGACCGATCGCATCCTGTTCAGCGGTAAGCGCGCCATCGGTGTCGACTACCTGCAGGGCGACAGCACTACTCCGACCACCGTCAAAGCGCGCCGCGAAGTGCTGCTGTGCAGCGGGGCCATTGCCTCGCCGCAGATCCTCCAGCGCTCGGGCGTCGGCCCGGCCGCGCTGCTGCGCGACCTGGACATTGCGCTGGTACACGAGCTGCCCGGAGTCGGCGAGAACCTCCAGGACCACCTGGAGATGTACCTGCAGTACGCCTGCAAGCAGCCGGTCTCGCTGTACCCGGCGCTGCAATGGTGGAACCAGCCGAAGATCGGCGCCGAGTGGATGTTCCTCGGTAAGGGCACCGGCGCCAGCAACCAGTTCGAGGCCGGTGGTTTCATCCGCACCAGCGCCGACTTCGAGTGGCCGAACATCCAGTACCACTTCCTGCCGGTGGCGATCAATTACAACGGCAGCAACGCGGTCAAGGAACACGGCTTCCAGGCCCATGTCGGCTCCATGCGCTCACCGAGCCGCGGTCGCGTCCAGGCCACGTCGAAAGACCCGCGCCAACACCCGAGTATCCTGTTCAACTACATGGCCAACCCACAGGACTGGCAGGAGTTTCGCGACGGCATCCGCATCACCCGCGAGATCATGAACCAATCGGCACTCGATCCCTTCCGCGGTCGCGAACTCAGCCCCGGCGCCGCGGTGCAGAGCGACGCCGAACTGGATGCCTTCGTCCGCGATCATGCAGAAACCGCCTTCCACCCGTCCTGCTCCTGCAAGATGGGCGAAGACGCCATGGCGGTGGTCGATGGCCAGGGCCGCGTGCACGGGATGCAGGGCCTGCGAGTGGTCGACGCATCGATTATGCCGCTGATCACCACCGGCAACCTCAATGCACCGACCATCATGATGGCCGAGAAGATCGCCGACAAAATCCGCGGGCGTACTCCGCTGCCACGCAGCACTGCGCCCTACTATGTGGCGGGCAGCGCAGCGGTGCGCCAAACCCCGCAGCGCAGCTGA
- the betB gene encoding betaine-aldehyde dehydrogenase translates to MARFDEQKLYIGGRYVDSTSGATFESINPANGEVLANVQRASQADVEHAVASATAGQKVWAAMTAMQRSRILRKAVEILRERNDELAELETLDTGKPLSETRSVDIVTGADVLEYYAGLVPAIEGQQIPLRDSAFVYTRREPLGVVAGIGAWNYPIQIALWKSAPALAAGNAMIFKPSEVTSLTTLKLAEIYTEAGLPDGVFNVLTGSGREVGQWLTEHPGIEKISFTGGTVTGKKVMASASSSSLKAVTMELGGKSPLIIFEDADLDRAADIAMMANFYSSGQVCTNGTRVFVPRMLQARFESKVLERVKRIRLGNPQDDNTNFGPLVSVAHMESVLDYIAKGRSEGARLLIGGERVSHGEFAQGAYVAPTVFTDCTDAMTIVREEIFGPVMSILVYDSEDEVIRRANDTDYGLAAGVVTRDLARAHRVIHQLEAGICWINTWGESPAEMPVGGYKQSGIGRENGLSTLEHYTQTKSVEVELGDYASVF, encoded by the coding sequence ATGGCCCGATTCGACGAACAGAAGCTTTACATCGGTGGTCGCTATGTCGATTCGACCAGCGGCGCCACCTTCGAAAGCATCAATCCGGCCAATGGTGAAGTGCTCGCCAACGTCCAGCGCGCCAGCCAGGCCGACGTCGAACACGCAGTAGCCAGCGCCACCGCAGGGCAGAAGGTGTGGGCGGCGATGACCGCCATGCAGCGTTCGCGCATCCTGCGCAAGGCAGTGGAGATCCTGCGTGAACGTAACGACGAGCTGGCCGAGCTGGAAACCCTCGACACCGGCAAGCCGCTGTCGGAAACCCGCTCCGTCGATATCGTCACCGGCGCCGACGTGCTCGAGTATTACGCCGGCCTGGTGCCCGCCATCGAAGGCCAGCAGATTCCCCTGCGCGACAGTGCGTTCGTCTACACCCGCCGCGAGCCGCTGGGCGTGGTCGCCGGTATTGGCGCGTGGAACTACCCGATCCAGATCGCCCTGTGGAAATCCGCCCCGGCCCTGGCCGCTGGCAACGCGATGATCTTCAAGCCCAGCGAAGTCACCTCGCTGACCACCCTCAAGCTGGCCGAGATCTACACCGAGGCCGGCCTGCCGGATGGTGTGTTCAACGTGCTCACCGGCAGCGGCCGTGAAGTCGGCCAGTGGCTGACCGAACACCCAGGCATCGAGAAGATTTCCTTCACCGGTGGCACCGTTACCGGCAAGAAGGTCATGGCCAGCGCCTCCAGCTCCTCGCTGAAGGCAGTGACCATGGAGCTGGGCGGTAAATCGCCGCTGATCATCTTCGAGGACGCCGACCTCGACCGCGCCGCCGACATCGCGATGATGGCCAACTTCTATAGTTCCGGTCAGGTCTGCACCAACGGCACCCGGGTGTTCGTGCCGCGCATGCTGCAGGCACGCTTCGAGAGCAAGGTGCTGGAGCGGGTCAAGCGCATTCGCCTGGGCAATCCGCAGGACGACAACACCAACTTCGGCCCGCTGGTCAGCGTGGCCCATATGGAGAGCGTACTCGATTACATCGCCAAGGGCCGCAGCGAAGGCGCACGCCTGCTGATCGGCGGCGAGCGGGTCAGCCACGGTGAATTCGCCCAGGGCGCCTATGTCGCGCCGACCGTGTTCACCGATTGCACCGACGCCATGACCATCGTGCGCGAAGAAATCTTCGGCCCGGTGATGAGCATCCTGGTCTATGACAGCGAAGACGAAGTGATCCGCCGCGCCAACGACACCGACTACGGCCTGGCGGCTGGCGTGGTGACCCGTGATTTGGCGCGCGCACACCGGGTGATCCACCAGCTGGAAGCCGGTATTTGCTGGATCAATACCTGGGGCGAATCGCCGGCGGAAATGCCAGTGGGCGGCTACAAGCAGTCCGGGATCGGCCGCGAGAATGGCCTGAGCACCCTGGAGCATTACACCCAGACCAAGTCGGTCGAGGTCGAACTGGGCGACTACGCCTCGGTGTTTTGA
- the betI gene encoding transcriptional regulator BetI: MPKVGMQPIRRSQLIAATLEAVDQVGMGDASIAYIARLAGVSNGIISHYFKDKNGLLDATMRHLMQALSNAVRARRAALKDNSPRAHLRAIIDSNFDASQISGPAMKTWLAFWASSMHQPALRRLQRVNDHRLYSNLCGQFRRVLPVQQARTASRGLAALIDGLWLRGALSGGSFDTEQAIQIAYDYLDQQLAKKQPEHRAA, translated from the coding sequence ATGCCCAAGGTCGGAATGCAACCGATCCGCCGCTCGCAACTGATTGCGGCCACCCTCGAAGCCGTCGATCAGGTCGGCATGGGCGATGCCAGCATTGCCTATATTGCCCGGCTGGCTGGGGTTTCCAATGGCATCATCAGCCACTATTTCAAGGACAAGAACGGCCTACTCGACGCCACCATGCGCCACCTGATGCAGGCCCTGAGCAATGCGGTGCGCGCACGCCGGGCCGCGCTCAAGGACAACAGCCCGCGCGCGCACCTACGGGCAATAATCGACAGCAACTTCGACGCCAGCCAGATCAGCGGCCCAGCCATGAAAACCTGGCTGGCCTTCTGGGCCAGCAGCATGCATCAGCCTGCACTACGGCGCTTACAGCGGGTCAACGACCACCGCCTGTATTCCAACCTGTGCGGTCAGTTCCGCCGCGTGCTCCCCGTGCAGCAGGCCCGCACCGCCTCGCGCGGCCTGGCCGCCTTGATCGACGGTCTTTGGCTGCGCGGGGCGTTGTCCGGCGGCAGCTTCGACACCGAACAGGCGATCCAGATCGCCTACGACTATCTCGACCAGCAATTGGCCAAGAAGCAGCCCGAGCACCGCGCCGCCTGA
- a CDS encoding ribbon-helix-helix domain-containing protein, which produces MESKTARLTVLIDPVKKKAFEELCAGQDLTPSQVVRQLIRDYLESHGVTYATQSKHGPSAKA; this is translated from the coding sequence ATGGAAAGCAAGACTGCGCGTCTCACCGTGCTGATTGATCCGGTCAAGAAGAAGGCGTTCGAGGAACTGTGCGCCGGGCAGGACCTGACCCCGTCCCAGGTCGTGCGCCAACTGATCCGCGATTACCTCGAGAGCCACGGCGTCACCTACGCCACCCAGAGCAAGCATGGGCCAAGCGCCAAGGCATGA
- a CDS encoding SulP family inorganic anion transporter, whose product MIAVREAWKAGLLGRKHWLSNLVSGVIVGIVALPLAMAFAIASGVKPEQGIYTAIIAGVLVSLFGGSRVQIAGPTGAFIVILASITAAHGIDGLQIATMMAGVMLLLLGITRLGSVIKFIPAPVIVGFTAGIGVIIWVGQWQYFFGLPTVGGEHFHEKFWHLLQVLPQLHPATTLLALLSLNLVLLSPKLPGLKRVPGPLVAMLVVTLIQSFFHFNGVATIGSAFGGIPQGLPDFGLPEVTLPRIIELIGPAFAIAMLGAIESLLSAVVADGMTATKHDSNQELVGQGIANLLTPLFGGFAATGAIARTATNIRNGGTSPLAGIMHAITLLLIILFLAPLAADIPLCALAAILFVVAYNMSELRHFKRMVQRAPRADVAILLITFGLTVFSDLVVAVNIGVILAMLHFMHRMATSVEVQQVVEQELEAELRVGGHSRLPAGVLVYTIEGPLFFAAAETFERALAQTHTDPRLLVIRLNRVPFMDITGLQTLEEVIQQLHKRKIVVKLCEANPKVLAKLDKAGILQEIGAAHYHTDFNAALGAYEEREQVPGQS is encoded by the coding sequence ATGATTGCAGTACGTGAAGCGTGGAAGGCCGGTTTGCTGGGGCGCAAGCACTGGCTGAGCAATCTGGTCTCCGGTGTAATCGTCGGGATAGTTGCGCTGCCGCTGGCAATGGCCTTTGCCATTGCCTCGGGGGTCAAGCCGGAGCAAGGCATCTATACGGCGATCATTGCCGGCGTGCTGGTATCCCTGTTTGGCGGCAGTCGCGTGCAAATCGCCGGACCAACCGGCGCGTTCATTGTGATCCTGGCGAGCATCACGGCCGCGCACGGCATCGACGGCCTGCAGATCGCCACCATGATGGCCGGCGTCATGCTGCTGTTGCTGGGGATTACCCGGCTTGGCTCAGTGATCAAATTCATTCCCGCCCCGGTGATCGTCGGCTTCACGGCCGGGATCGGGGTGATCATCTGGGTCGGCCAATGGCAATACTTCTTCGGCTTGCCCACAGTCGGCGGTGAGCACTTTCATGAGAAGTTCTGGCATTTGCTCCAGGTGCTACCGCAATTGCACCCGGCAACCACGCTGTTGGCCCTCCTCAGCCTGAACCTGGTGCTGCTGTCGCCCAAGTTACCGGGGCTCAAGCGCGTGCCCGGCCCGCTGGTGGCGATGCTGGTGGTCACGCTTATCCAGTCGTTTTTTCACTTCAATGGCGTGGCCACGATCGGCAGTGCCTTTGGCGGCATCCCCCAGGGCCTGCCGGATTTCGGTCTACCTGAAGTCACCTTGCCACGGATTATCGAGCTGATCGGCCCGGCCTTTGCGATTGCCATGCTGGGGGCGATCGAGTCGCTGCTGTCGGCCGTGGTAGCCGACGGCATGACGGCCACCAAGCATGACTCCAACCAGGAACTGGTCGGCCAGGGCATTGCCAACCTGCTCACCCCTTTATTCGGCGGCTTCGCCGCCACTGGCGCGATTGCGCGCACGGCAACCAATATCCGTAACGGCGGCACCAGCCCACTCGCCGGCATCATGCACGCGATCACCCTGCTGCTGATCATCCTGTTCCTGGCCCCGCTGGCCGCGGACATTCCGTTGTGTGCACTGGCGGCAATCCTCTTCGTGGTCGCCTACAACATGAGCGAACTGCGGCATTTCAAGCGCATGGTGCAGCGCGCTCCACGGGCAGACGTGGCGATTCTGCTGATCACCTTCGGCCTGACGGTATTCAGTGACCTGGTGGTTGCCGTGAACATCGGCGTGATCCTGGCGATGCTGCATTTCATGCACCGCATGGCCACCTCCGTGGAAGTGCAGCAGGTCGTCGAACAAGAACTAGAGGCGGAGTTACGCGTCGGCGGTCATAGTCGCCTGCCAGCCGGCGTGCTGGTGTACACGATTGAAGGGCCGCTGTTCTTTGCGGCAGCAGAGACCTTCGAGCGGGCGCTGGCACAAACCCACACCGACCCACGCTTGCTGGTGATTCGCCTGAACCGCGTGCCGTTCATGGATATCACCGGCCTGCAAACGCTGGAGGAAGTCATCCAGCAACTGCACAAACGCAAGATCGTAGTGAAACTCTGCGAGGCGAACCCCAAGGTGCTGGCCAAGCTGGATAAGGCGGGCATCCTGCAAGAGATCGGCGCGGCGCATTATCACACCGACTTCAACGCCGCGCTGGGCGCCTACGAGGAGCGCGAGCAGGTACCGGGCCAGAGCTGA
- the istB gene encoding IS21-like element helper ATPase IstB yields MMTQHTLNQLHHLRLSGMAKALEEQWTLPACHSLSFDERLGLLLDRELAWRDNKRLERLRKQAKLKYSGACLEDLDRRQGRGLDERQLATLASGDWIRQQHNLLLTGPTGVGKTWLACALGNQACRQGYSTLYLRTPRLLEQLRIAHGDGSFGRTLQQLAKVDVLILDDWALAPLEENARHDLLEVIDDRAGSRSTVLTSQLPVDHWHGWINDPTVADALLDRLVHSAYRIVMKGESLRRKKTEEEAAS; encoded by the coding sequence ATGATGACGCAACACACGCTTAATCAGTTGCACCACCTGCGCCTCAGCGGCATGGCCAAGGCGCTGGAAGAGCAATGGACACTGCCTGCCTGCCACAGCTTGAGCTTCGATGAGCGGCTCGGCCTGCTGCTCGACCGCGAACTGGCCTGGCGCGACAACAAACGCCTGGAGCGACTGCGCAAACAAGCCAAGCTCAAATACAGCGGTGCCTGCCTGGAAGACCTCGACCGCCGCCAGGGCAGAGGCCTGGACGAACGCCAGCTCGCGACCCTGGCCAGCGGTGACTGGATCCGCCAACAGCACAACCTGTTGCTGACCGGCCCAACCGGCGTCGGCAAAACCTGGCTCGCCTGCGCCCTGGGCAACCAGGCCTGCCGCCAAGGCTACAGCACGCTATACCTGCGCACGCCGCGCCTGCTGGAACAATTGCGGATCGCCCACGGCGACGGCAGCTTCGGCCGCACGCTACAACAACTGGCCAAAGTCGACGTGCTGATCCTGGACGACTGGGCCCTGGCACCGCTGGAAGAAAACGCCCGGCACGACCTGCTGGAAGTGATCGACGACCGCGCCGGCTCGCGGTCGACGGTACTGACCAGCCAACTGCCGGTCGATCACTGGCACGGCTGGATCAACGATCCGACAGTGGCCGACGCCTTACTTGATCGGCTGGTGCACAGCGCGTATCGAATTGTGATGAAGGGCGAGTCGTTGCGACGTAAAAAGACGGAAGAAGAAGCGGCATCGTGA